One window from the genome of Myxococcales bacterium encodes:
- a CDS encoding S9 family peptidase: MQKTCGALAVAVGLIVAGGAACARTQPNAAPAPATSATSATAAATPAPEAVAAPATYEGLGADSVLAARVAEFAPPPVDPAVAEPISAMLDVASAEGGVVTEDGKRMFFNWRITGVSQVWRQDGPLAYPIQLTGGRGATTIRALSPDGSFLVVARDFDGQENPGLYLLAPTGGPMTKLFHKPGVQAFLDFVSDDGRYIYYRTNEARRDAFALHRFDRQTGATDAVLTEPGLWAVQDYRGDEVLLEKTIGNTHNEIWRLNLRDKSMLPVLGQDATSEWTVRFGAAAGQYLVLTDHESEFTRLWAYHAGQPRRRLSPDVRFDVSSFSIDHLRKRVYYVTNEAGFSRLAMLDAATLRPMRVPALPAHENAWGGGTTRNGRFSAFSYDGARSPAATVIHDWRTGKSVAWRTPSLPEVNADALVAPTLESYPARDGTPIPMFVYRPATCAKGDGTPCPVVVHFHGGPESQTRAGFSAFAQVFARAGFILVQPNVRGSTGYGKAWLDADNGARRLAVVTDIEDCARYLRTAWRQGGVAPKLGVYGSSYGGFSTMFAMTYFAGSYDAGVASVGISNWQTFLKNTAPYRRALRISEYGDPVKDEVALRELSPITHATKLRAPLLLLQGVNDPRVPVGEALQFYDAVRAAGQPGAEVALILFADEGHGAGKKDNQVISLAHTLAFFKRHLQ, from the coding sequence ATGCAGAAAACTTGTGGTGCTTTGGCTGTTGCCGTGGGGTTGATCGTGGCAGGAGGCGCGGCGTGCGCGCGTACCCAGCCCAACGCCGCGCCGGCGCCAGCCACTTCGGCCACCAGCGCTACGGCTGCCGCGACCCCCGCGCCCGAGGCAGTTGCAGCTCCCGCGACGTACGAGGGCCTTGGTGCCGACAGCGTGCTTGCCGCGCGTGTCGCTGAGTTCGCGCCGCCGCCAGTTGACCCCGCCGTGGCTGAACCCATCAGCGCCATGCTAGACGTTGCCAGCGCCGAGGGCGGCGTGGTGACCGAAGACGGCAAGCGCATGTTCTTTAATTGGCGAATCACGGGCGTCTCGCAGGTATGGCGGCAGGACGGACCTCTGGCCTATCCGATCCAGCTCACGGGTGGTCGTGGCGCGACAACCATTAGGGCGCTTAGCCCCGATGGCTCGTTTCTGGTCGTCGCTCGCGATTTTGATGGCCAAGAAAATCCGGGGCTTTATCTGCTCGCGCCAACAGGTGGGCCGATGACCAAGTTGTTTCATAAGCCCGGCGTACAGGCCTTTCTCGATTTTGTTAGCGATGACGGGCGCTATATTTACTATCGCACCAATGAGGCGCGCCGAGATGCCTTTGCGCTCCATCGCTTCGATCGACAAACCGGCGCCACCGACGCCGTGCTCACTGAGCCAGGCTTGTGGGCGGTGCAAGACTATCGCGGCGACGAGGTGCTGCTTGAAAAAACCATCGGCAATACGCACAATGAGATCTGGCGGCTTAATCTGCGCGACAAATCAATGCTGCCCGTGCTTGGGCAGGATGCGACGTCGGAGTGGACGGTGAGGTTCGGCGCGGCGGCAGGGCAGTATCTCGTGCTCACCGATCACGAGTCTGAATTCACGCGACTTTGGGCGTACCACGCCGGGCAGCCCCGTCGCCGCCTCTCGCCTGATGTGCGCTTCGACGTCTCGAGCTTCTCGATCGATCACCTGCGCAAGCGAGTTTACTACGTCACCAACGAAGCAGGCTTTAGTCGGCTCGCCATGCTCGATGCGGCGACGCTGCGGCCTATGCGCGTGCCTGCGCTGCCTGCCCACGAAAACGCCTGGGGTGGCGGCACCACGCGTAACGGTCGTTTTTCGGCATTTAGCTACGATGGCGCACGCAGCCCGGCGGCGACGGTCATCCACGATTGGCGCACCGGAAAATCCGTAGCGTGGCGCACGCCGAGCCTGCCCGAAGTAAATGCCGACGCCTTGGTCGCGCCAACGCTCGAAAGCTACCCCGCACGCGACGGCACGCCTATTCCGATGTTTGTTTATCGCCCGGCTACGTGCGCGAAAGGCGACGGCACGCCATGTCCGGTGGTGGTGCATTTTCATGGCGGCCCCGAATCTCAAACGCGTGCCGGATTTTCTGCGTTCGCGCAAGTGTTCGCCCGCGCCGGGTTTATCTTGGTCCAGCCCAACGTGCGTGGCAGCACTGGCTATGGCAAGGCCTGGCTTGACGCCGACAACGGCGCAAGGCGGCTCGCGGTCGTGACCGACATCGAGGATTGCGCGCGCTATCTCCGCACGGCCTGGCGGCAGGGCGGCGTGGCGCCCAAGCTCGGCGTTTATGGCTCGAGCTATGGCGGGTTTTCCACCATGTTCGCGATGACCTATTTTGCCGGCAGCTACGATGCCGGCGTTGCGAGCGTCGGCATCTCGAATTGGCAGACGTTTCTCAAGAACACCGCGCCGTATCGCCGCGCGCTGCGCATCTCCGAGTACGGCGATCCCGTCAAGGATGAGGTGGCGTTGCGCGAGCTGTCGCCGATCACCCATGCGACCAAGCTGCGAGCGCCCTTGCTGCTGCTGCAAGGCGTCAACGACCCACGTGTGCCGGTCGGCGAAGCGTTGCAGTTCTACGATGCGGTGCGCGCGGCAGGCCAGCCCGGCGCCGAGGTGGCGCTCATCTTGTTCGCTGACGAAGGTCACGGCGCGGGCAAGAAAGACAACCAGGTTATCTCGTTGGCCCATACCCTCGCGTTTTTTAAGCGGCATCTGCAATAG
- a CDS encoding malate dehydrogenase — protein sequence MIKRPKIAIIGAGGNVGAAVAQWAVQKELGELVLIDLKATAAEGRALDLTQCGAWEGFNSAGFVATDKPEAMKDADVVVMTAGVPRKPGQSREELIGINAGIVRDICKNIKTHAPNAILIVVSNPLDAMVYVAKQVTGFPRERVIGSAGVLDSARFRTYLAMAAGVSVEDVQAIVLGAHTDKDMVPIISTAMIGNVPVGKFLSAEKLNEVVENTKKGGATLTALIGTSAWLAPGAGTCLMVEAIVRNQGRVLPCSVELKGEFGVSDAFVGVPVKLSAKGAEAIYEFELSAGEKDAFGKSVAANVELMGIAKGFLV from the coding sequence ATGATCAAACGCCCAAAAATCGCAATCATTGGTGCCGGCGGCAACGTCGGCGCGGCCGTCGCCCAATGGGCCGTGCAAAAAGAGCTCGGCGAGCTGGTGCTCATCGACCTTAAGGCGACCGCCGCCGAAGGCCGCGCGCTCGATCTCACCCAATGTGGCGCGTGGGAAGGCTTTAACAGCGCCGGCTTTGTCGCCACCGACAAGCCCGAAGCCATGAAAGACGCCGACGTCGTCGTGATGACCGCCGGCGTGCCGCGCAAGCCCGGCCAATCGCGCGAAGAGCTAATTGGCATCAACGCCGGCATCGTGCGCGACATCTGCAAGAACATTAAAACCCACGCGCCCAACGCGATTTTGATCGTCGTGTCAAATCCGCTCGACGCCATGGTCTACGTCGCCAAGCAAGTGACCGGCTTTCCACGCGAGCGCGTGATCGGCTCGGCCGGCGTGCTCGACAGCGCCCGCTTTCGCACCTATCTCGCCATGGCCGCCGGCGTCAGCGTCGAAGACGTGCAGGCCATCGTGCTTGGCGCTCACACCGACAAAGACATGGTGCCCATCATCTCCACCGCGATGATCGGCAACGTGCCGGTCGGCAAATTCTTGTCGGCCGAAAAACTAAACGAAGTGGTCGAGAACACCAAGAAGGGCGGGGCGACCCTCACCGCGCTCATCGGCACCTCGGCGTGGCTTGCGCCTGGCGCCGGCACCTGCCTCATGGTGGAAGCCATCGTGCGCAACCAAGGCCGCGTGCTGCCATGCTCGGTCGAGCTCAAGGGCGAATTTGGCGTCAGCGACGCGTTCGTCGGCGTACCAGTGAAGCTCTCGGCCAAGGGCGCCGAGGCGATCTATGAATTCGAATTGTCCGCCGGCGAAAAAGACGCCTTCGGCAAATCCGTCGCCGCCAACGTCGAGCTCATGGGCATCGCCAAGGGCTTTTTGGTTTAG
- a CDS encoding serine/threonine protein kinase: MVTTSATALGATIGGTYKLEALLGQGGMGAVYRASHIRLPNKYVAIKFLHATAVNAETLARFRREAEIASRIGHPNIVRVDDVNEMPDGTPYLVLEYLQGETLAHLLARGPLDVATTTIILKQVGSALRAAHQHNIVHRDLKPDNIFLVAPEADDATGQVLCKVLDFGISKIRGSQTVKTQDAAVLGTPQYMSPEQANGEHDLVDERTDVFALGAIAYEMLAGRPAFEGRSIPEVMYKVVFVEPTSLSELVPSCAGRIELAIAGALTKDRNQRTPSVAAFLEAFAGAAVLTASGSPAASLGPVDSMAMTMAAGATVPPVRREVAVSTLAAEPSTVRTRASRRGPLLFALGVFFAAGVGGFLLLSKKGEPGSTALVLPAQPSVDASSAPAPDAAIAVAVDGAPVVDATLPLVLDASTPQPRPAAPPVAGPPKVTQPGPPPSPNATPQASPEPGDSTSSGGSALALAKAGDLPAAVKAANRELMGSGDMSGAHAVLAMDACVKSDLESFHRHLRQIKKLRQKRSAIAFCTRHGIEP, encoded by the coding sequence ATGGTCACCACCTCAGCGACGGCGCTCGGCGCCACCATTGGTGGCACCTACAAGCTCGAGGCGTTGCTCGGTCAAGGCGGCATGGGCGCGGTGTATCGCGCCAGCCACATCCGGTTGCCCAACAAGTACGTTGCGATCAAATTTTTGCATGCCACGGCGGTCAACGCGGAGACCTTGGCGCGCTTTCGCCGCGAGGCCGAAATCGCGTCGCGTATTGGGCACCCCAACATCGTGCGGGTCGATGACGTCAATGAAATGCCGGATGGCACGCCGTATCTCGTGCTTGAATATTTGCAAGGCGAAACCCTTGCGCATTTGCTGGCGCGAGGCCCGCTTGACGTCGCAACGACCACCATCATTCTAAAGCAGGTGGGGTCGGCCCTGCGTGCGGCGCATCAACACAACATCGTCCATCGCGATCTCAAGCCCGACAATATCTTCCTCGTCGCCCCCGAGGCCGACGACGCGACCGGGCAGGTGCTGTGCAAGGTGCTCGATTTTGGCATTTCCAAAATTCGCGGCTCGCAGACCGTTAAGACGCAAGACGCCGCCGTGCTGGGCACCCCGCAGTACATGTCGCCTGAGCAAGCCAACGGCGAGCACGACCTCGTCGACGAGCGCACCGACGTCTTTGCGCTTGGCGCCATCGCCTACGAAATGCTCGCGGGGCGGCCAGCCTTTGAAGGCCGGTCGATTCCCGAGGTGATGTACAAAGTAGTATTTGTCGAGCCGACGTCACTCTCCGAGCTGGTGCCAAGCTGTGCCGGCCGAATTGAGCTGGCAATCGCAGGCGCGCTCACGAAAGATCGCAATCAGCGCACGCCGAGCGTGGCGGCCTTTCTCGAGGCCTTTGCCGGCGCTGCGGTGCTGACGGCTAGCGGCTCGCCCGCGGCATCGCTGGGGCCGGTTGATTCCATGGCGATGACGATGGCAGCCGGGGCGACAGTCCCACCAGTGCGCCGCGAAGTTGCGGTGTCGACGCTGGCAGCAGAGCCAAGCACCGTGCGCACGCGCGCCTCGCGACGCGGCCCTCTGCTCTTCGCGCTTGGCGTGTTTTTCGCGGCGGGGGTGGGGGGATTTTTGCTGCTAAGCAAAAAAGGCGAGCCGGGTTCGACGGCGCTAGTTCTTCCGGCGCAACCATCGGTTGATGCGAGCAGCGCGCCGGCACCTGATGCGGCCATCGCGGTGGCCGTCGATGGAGCTCCTGTCGTCGATGCAACGTTGCCCCTCGTGCTTGATGCCTCCACGCCGCAGCCCAGGCCCGCCGCCCCACCGGTTGCAGGGCCGCCAAAAGTGACCCAGCCGGGGCCACCGCCATCACCCAACGCGACGCCTCAAGCGTCGCCCGAGCCCGGTGATTCCACATCGTCCGGCGGCAGCGCGCTGGCGTTGGCCAAGGCTGGCGACCTGCCCGCAGCGGTCAAGGCGGCCAATCGCGAACTGATGGGCAGCGGCGATATGAGCGGCGCCCATGCCGTGCTCGCGATGGACGCCTGCGTGAAATCCGATCTCGAATCATTCCATCGCCATCTGCGTCAAATCAAAAAACTGCGCCAGAAGCGGTCAGCAATTGCATTTTGCACACGTCACGGCATCGAGCCGTAA
- a CDS encoding HNH endonuclease → MLAEETCAHLPVRERALRDQKIAEARQKCKSVACEVCGFDFAKIYGIDYAEVHHLKPLASTARQVRTKLSDLAILCANCHRVVHLGRNKVLSIAEIKKRIQSASMA, encoded by the coding sequence ATGCTCGCGGAAGAAACGTGCGCCCACCTGCCGGTACGCGAACGCGCACTGCGCGATCAGAAGATCGCCGAGGCCAGGCAAAAATGCAAATCGGTCGCCTGCGAAGTGTGCGGGTTCGACTTTGCGAAAATCTACGGCATCGACTACGCGGAGGTTCACCATCTAAAGCCGCTGGCCTCAACCGCAAGGCAGGTTCGGACGAAGCTGAGTGATCTCGCCATCCTCTGCGCCAACTGCCACCGCGTCGTGCATCTCGGCCGCAACAAGGTGCTATCGATTGCGGAGATCAAGAAGCGTATACAGTCTGCATCAATGGCTTGA
- the sucC gene encoding ADP-forming succinate--CoA ligase subunit beta gives MKIHEYQGKELFRKYGVPVPYGIAAMNVEEALAAIPKVQAEAKTDVVVVKAQIHAGGRGKGGGVKVAKTRADAEAAVKAIFGMQLVTPQTGPEGKKVQRLLIEQGLPIEHEYYLSMLLDRSIGRVIVMASREGGMDIEEVAEKHPEKIFKLAVHPGVGWQDHQSRDLAAKLGMKGAAAKELGKFMQALTKCYMEMDCSLLEINPLITTTDGRVLALDAKINFDDNAMYRHADIEAWRDPSEEDPAELEAKKWDLSFIKLDGTIGCMVNGAGLAMGTMDICQFYGGSPANFLDVGGGATAEKVAAAFKIITADKNVKAIFVNIFGGIMKCDTIAEGVIAAVKEVGLKVPLVVRLEGTNVEIGKKMLAESGLNIIAAADMADGAKKAVELAK, from the coding sequence ATGAAAATCCATGAGTATCAAGGCAAAGAGCTATTTCGCAAGTATGGCGTGCCCGTGCCCTACGGCATCGCCGCCATGAACGTAGAAGAAGCGCTCGCCGCGATCCCCAAGGTGCAGGCGGAGGCCAAGACCGATGTGGTCGTGGTCAAGGCGCAGATCCATGCTGGTGGTCGCGGCAAGGGCGGCGGCGTAAAAGTCGCCAAGACGCGCGCCGATGCTGAGGCCGCGGTGAAGGCGATCTTCGGCATGCAGCTGGTTACGCCGCAAACCGGCCCCGAGGGCAAGAAGGTGCAGCGCCTGCTGATCGAGCAAGGGTTGCCAATTGAGCACGAATACTATTTGTCGATGTTGCTCGATCGCTCGATCGGCCGCGTCATTGTGATGGCGTCGCGCGAAGGCGGCATGGACATCGAAGAGGTCGCGGAAAAGCACCCCGAGAAAATCTTCAAGCTAGCGGTGCATCCGGGCGTTGGCTGGCAAGACCACCAGTCGCGCGACCTCGCGGCCAAGCTCGGCATGAAGGGCGCCGCGGCCAAAGAGCTCGGCAAATTCATGCAAGCGCTGACCAAGTGCTACATGGAGATGGACTGCTCGCTGCTGGAGATCAACCCGCTCATCACCACCACCGATGGCCGCGTGCTGGCGCTCGACGCCAAGATCAACTTCGACGACAACGCGATGTATCGCCACGCCGACATTGAGGCCTGGCGCGACCCATCCGAAGAAGACCCCGCGGAGCTCGAAGCCAAGAAGTGGGATTTGTCGTTCATCAAGCTCGACGGCACCATCGGCTGCATGGTCAATGGCGCGGGCCTGGCGATGGGCACCATGGATATCTGCCAATTCTATGGCGGCTCGCCGGCGAACTTCTTGGACGTCGGCGGTGGCGCCACGGCCGAGAAGGTCGCGGCCGCGTTCAAGATCATTACCGCCGACAAAAACGTCAAGGCGATCTTCGTCAACATCTTTGGCGGCATCATGAAATGCGACACCATCGCCGAGGGCGTGATTGCCGCGGTGAAGGAAGTCGGCCTCAAGGTCCCGCTGGTCGTGCGCCTCGAAGGCACCAATGTCGAAATCGGCAAGAAAATGCTCGCGGAGTCGGGTCTCAACATTATCGCCGCGGCTGACATGGCCGATGGCGCGAAAAAAGCAGTGGAGTTGGCCAAATGA
- a CDS encoding GNAT family N-acetyltransferase, whose amino-acid sequence MKLHFIGIGGTGMGAVAGLAKAAGHEVRGSDTAVYPPMSEQLAALGIPVFEGYAAANLAWQPDAVVVGNAHGKTHVEVVEAERLGIRLTSFPEVLGGEFLAARHAIVVAGTHGKTTTTSVIAHILTEAGRDPGCFVGGVPILQGQGWRLGSGKEFVVEGDEYDTAFLIRAQSFFHYHPQTAIVTSIELDHVDIFASLEAVKAAFTRFVHLIPEDGTLLVAHDSETALEVARDADCKIESYAVVDAVGPDASASRPIGVTWLATNLEQLKSSRVAFDLYRLGEKQERFETLLTGNHNIANCVAAIAVCLNRGLTVAEVKRGLATFAGVRRRQELRGIASGVHVFDDYAHHPTAVRETLRAMRQRFGARRLIAAYEPRSATSRRNIFQDDMVDAFALADEVVIWQPFDTSKIPEAERFDPEVLAHGLYARGVKASYLPQIDALVQHIADSAGPGDVVVACSSGGFGGFFDKLLDALGDAVLPARAGDMVAVRGLLAAVDMWTTYARDEDASSFFVLRNESGIVASVALDVYGEEAVLRALVVSQTWRGNGYGWMLADTAVSHARFRGVRRIYLMTEHASDFFASKVGFRVVDRSTVANVVAQSATFRAKSDASVAMRLDL is encoded by the coding sequence GTGAAGCTTCATTTTATAGGCATCGGCGGGACCGGCATGGGCGCGGTCGCCGGCCTGGCCAAGGCCGCGGGGCACGAAGTTCGGGGTTCCGACACGGCGGTATATCCGCCCATGAGCGAGCAGCTCGCCGCGCTTGGCATTCCGGTGTTCGAAGGCTACGCGGCCGCCAATCTCGCATGGCAACCCGATGCGGTCGTCGTAGGCAATGCGCATGGCAAGACGCACGTCGAGGTGGTCGAGGCCGAGCGCCTCGGCATCCGCTTGACCTCCTTTCCCGAGGTGCTCGGTGGTGAATTCCTCGCGGCACGCCATGCCATTGTGGTGGCCGGCACGCACGGCAAAACCACGACGACATCGGTGATTGCGCACATCTTGACCGAGGCCGGGCGCGACCCGGGTTGCTTTGTCGGCGGGGTGCCAATCTTGCAGGGCCAGGGCTGGCGCCTGGGCAGCGGCAAGGAGTTCGTCGTCGAGGGCGACGAATACGACACCGCCTTTTTGATAAGGGCTCAAAGTTTTTTCCACTATCACCCGCAGACCGCGATCGTGACGTCGATCGAGCTCGATCACGTCGACATCTTCGCCTCGCTCGAGGCGGTCAAGGCCGCCTTTACGCGCTTCGTCCACCTGATCCCCGAGGACGGCACGCTGCTGGTGGCCCACGACAGCGAGACCGCCTTGGAAGTCGCGCGCGACGCCGACTGCAAGATCGAAAGCTACGCGGTCGTCGATGCCGTAGGCCCCGATGCGAGCGCGAGCCGGCCTATTGGCGTGACCTGGCTCGCCACCAATCTTGAGCAGCTCAAGTCGAGCCGCGTCGCGTTTGATTTGTATCGCCTCGGCGAAAAACAGGAGCGGTTCGAGACCCTGCTCACGGGCAACCACAATATCGCCAACTGCGTCGCGGCGATCGCGGTGTGCCTCAATCGAGGCCTCACCGTGGCCGAGGTCAAGCGCGGCTTGGCGACGTTTGCCGGCGTGCGCCGTCGCCAGGAGTTGCGCGGCATTGCCAGCGGCGTGCACGTGTTTGACGACTACGCGCATCACCCAACCGCGGTGCGCGAGACCTTGCGCGCCATGCGCCAACGCTTTGGCGCGCGCCGCTTGATCGCCGCGTACGAGCCGCGCTCCGCGACCTCGCGGCGAAATATTTTTCAAGACGACATGGTAGATGCCTTTGCCCTGGCCGATGAAGTCGTTATTTGGCAACCGTTTGACACCAGCAAAATTCCCGAGGCCGAGCGCTTTGATCCCGAGGTGCTGGCGCACGGCCTGTATGCGCGCGGCGTCAAGGCGTCGTACCTGCCGCAAATCGACGCCTTGGTGCAGCATATCGCCGATAGCGCCGGCCCGGGCGACGTCGTCGTCGCGTGCTCGTCGGGTGGGTTTGGCGGGTTTTTCGACAAGCTGCTCGACGCCTTGGGCGATGCGGTGTTGCCGGCCCGCGCGGGCGATATGGTCGCGGTGCGAGGCCTGCTCGCCGCGGTCGACATGTGGACCACCTATGCGCGTGATGAAGATGCCAGCTCGTTTTTCGTGCTGCGCAATGAGAGCGGCATCGTCGCGTCGGTGGCGTTAGACGTCTACGGCGAGGAGGCCGTCCTGCGCGCGCTGGTGGTGAGCCAGACCTGGCGAGGCAACGGCTATGGTTGGATGTTAGCGGATACCGCGGTGAGCCACGCCCGCTTTCGCGGCGTGCGCCGCATCTATCTCATGACCGAGCACGCCAGCGATTTTTTTGCTTCCAAGGTTGGATTTCGCGTCGTCGACCGTTCGACCGTCGCCAACGTCGTGGCGCAGAGCGCGACCTTTCGCGCCAAGAGCGACGCCTCGGTGGCGATGCGGCTGGACCTCTAG
- the sucD gene encoding succinate--CoA ligase subunit alpha, which yields MSVLVGNHTRLVVQGMSGSAGAFHAKQMVEYGTKVVAGVTPGKGGAKVAGLETVPMFDSCREAVEKAGANTTVIYVPPPAAADAILEAAAAGIKLIITITEGIPAHDMLKVKTVLASDYPDVITVGPNCPGVITPGECKIGIMPGYIHKPGSVGVVSRSGTLTYEVVHQLSALGLGQSTAIGIGGDPVKGLDFLECIKLFNEDPKTTSIFMIGEIGGSSEEEAADFIKHNVKKPVAGFIAGQTAPPGKRMGHAGAIISGGKGTAAAKIDAMKSAGIAVASTPAEMGVTLAKLLKH from the coding sequence ATGAGTGTTCTAGTTGGAAATCACACGCGCCTCGTGGTGCAAGGCATGTCTGGCTCGGCCGGTGCGTTTCACGCCAAGCAAATGGTCGAGTACGGCACCAAGGTGGTCGCGGGCGTCACGCCTGGCAAAGGCGGCGCCAAGGTCGCGGGCTTAGAAACCGTGCCGATGTTTGATAGCTGTCGCGAAGCGGTCGAAAAAGCCGGCGCCAACACGACGGTCATTTATGTGCCACCACCAGCGGCTGCCGATGCAATCTTGGAAGCGGCCGCGGCCGGCATCAAGCTCATCATTACGATTACCGAGGGCATTCCCGCGCACGACATGCTCAAGGTCAAGACCGTGCTCGCGTCGGACTACCCCGATGTCATTACCGTCGGGCCCAACTGCCCTGGCGTGATTACGCCTGGCGAATGCAAGATTGGCATCATGCCCGGCTACATTCACAAGCCTGGCAGCGTCGGCGTGGTGTCGCGCTCAGGCACCCTGACGTACGAAGTGGTGCATCAGCTCTCCGCGCTCGGCCTCGGGCAATCGACCGCGATCGGCATCGGCGGCGATCCGGTCAAGGGCCTCGATTTCCTCGAGTGCATCAAGCTCTTTAACGAAGACCCCAAGACGACGTCGATCTTTATGATCGGCGAAATTGGCGGCTCGTCGGAAGAAGAGGCCGCGGACTTCATCAAGCACAACGTGAAAAAGCCGGTCGCGGGCTTCATCGCCGGCCAAACTGCCCCTCCGGGCAAACGCATGGGCCACGCCGGTGCAATTATCTCCGGCGGCAAGGGCACGGCGGCCGCGAAAATCGACGCCATGAAATCTGCCGGCATTGCCGTCGCGTCGACGCCTGCTGAGATGGGCGTCACCTTGGCCAAGCTGCTGAAGCACTAG